From a region of the Capricornis sumatraensis isolate serow.1 chromosome 22, serow.2, whole genome shotgun sequence genome:
- the LOC138069535 gene encoding HLA class II histocompatibility antigen, DM beta chain isoform X2, with protein sequence MTVLLPLLLGLSLGCTGAGGFVAHVESTCLLDDDGSPKEFTYCVSFNKDLLTCWDPLQASMVPREFGVLNGLAKYLSESLNSNDVLIQRLSSGLQDCAVHTQPFWSSLTHRTRPPTVQVARTTPFNTRESVMLACYVWGFYPADVAITWRRNGQEVLPHGTAWRIIQPNGDWTYQTVSHLATTPSFGDTYTCVVEHIGAPELILQDWSYIFLPGSTYPEGHHD encoded by the exons ATGACTGTCCTCTTGCCGCTGCTGCTGGGCCTCAGCCTGGGCTGCACCGGAGCAG GTGGCTTTGTGGCACACGTGGAAAGCACCTGTCTGTTGGACGATGATGGGAGTCCAAAAGAGTTCACGTATTGCGTCTCCTTCAACAAGGACTTGCTGACCTGCTGGGATCCCCTGCAGGCCAGTATGGTTCCTCGTGAATTTGGGGTGCTGAACGGCTTGGCCAAGTACCTCTCAGAGTCCCTCAACAGTAACGATGTCCTGATCCAGCGCTTGTCCAGTGGTCTGCAGGACTGTGCCGTGCACACCCAGCCCTTCTGGAGCTCTCTGACCCACAGGACAC GCCCGCCGACCGTGCAGGTAGCCAGAACCACTCCTTTTAACACGAGGGAGTCTGTGATGCTGGCCTGCTACGTGTGGGGCTTCTACCCAGCGGACGTGGCCATCACGTGGAGGAGGAACGGGCAGGAGGTCCTCCCACACGGCACAGCCTGGAGGATCATCCAGCCCAATGGAGACTGGACGTACCAGACCGTCTCCCATCTGGCCACAACCCCCTCTTTTGGGGACACCTACACCTGTGTGGTTGAGCACATTGGGGCTCCTGAACTCATCCTTCAGGACTGGA GCTACATTTTCCTCCCGGGGTCCACTTATCCAGAAG GTCATCACGATTGA
- the LOC138069535 gene encoding HLA class II histocompatibility antigen, DM beta chain isoform X1, with translation MTVLLPLLLGLSLGCTGAGGFVAHVESTCLLDDDGSPKEFTYCVSFNKDLLTCWDPLQASMVPREFGVLNGLAKYLSESLNSNDVLIQRLSSGLQDCAVHTQPFWSSLTHRTRPPTVQVARTTPFNTRESVMLACYVWGFYPADVAITWRRNGQEVLPHGTAWRIIQPNGDWTYQTVSHLATTPSFGDTYTCVVEHIGAPELILQDWTPGLLPVQTVKVSLSLVTLVLGFIVFVFGLRSWQRASSSGYIFLPGSTYPEGHHD, from the exons ATGACTGTCCTCTTGCCGCTGCTGCTGGGCCTCAGCCTGGGCTGCACCGGAGCAG GTGGCTTTGTGGCACACGTGGAAAGCACCTGTCTGTTGGACGATGATGGGAGTCCAAAAGAGTTCACGTATTGCGTCTCCTTCAACAAGGACTTGCTGACCTGCTGGGATCCCCTGCAGGCCAGTATGGTTCCTCGTGAATTTGGGGTGCTGAACGGCTTGGCCAAGTACCTCTCAGAGTCCCTCAACAGTAACGATGTCCTGATCCAGCGCTTGTCCAGTGGTCTGCAGGACTGTGCCGTGCACACCCAGCCCTTCTGGAGCTCTCTGACCCACAGGACAC GCCCGCCGACCGTGCAGGTAGCCAGAACCACTCCTTTTAACACGAGGGAGTCTGTGATGCTGGCCTGCTACGTGTGGGGCTTCTACCCAGCGGACGTGGCCATCACGTGGAGGAGGAACGGGCAGGAGGTCCTCCCACACGGCACAGCCTGGAGGATCATCCAGCCCAATGGAGACTGGACGTACCAGACCGTCTCCCATCTGGCCACAACCCCCTCTTTTGGGGACACCTACACCTGTGTGGTTGAGCACATTGGGGCTCCTGAACTCATCCTTCAGGACTGGA CTCCTGGACTGTTGCCTGTGCAGACGGTGAAGGTTTCCTTGTCTCTGGTAACGCTGGTCCTGGGCTTCATCGTCTTCGTTTTTGGTCTGCGCAGTTGGCAGAGAGCCTCCTCCTCCG GCTACATTTTCCTCCCGGGGTCCACTTATCCAGAAG GTCATCACGATTGA